TAAGATTATCGATATAAACCAGGTTCATAATATTGTTGCCGCTTCCCAAAAAGGCAAACTTGTTATCATCGAGAAGCTTTAACATCCTTGGCAGAAACCGTCTGTCCCTTAAGCCAAAGACAAAGCCGGGCCTTACTATGACGATGGGAAGCCCTTTTCGGCGATGGTAATCCATCACTATCTTTTCCGATTCTATCTTAGTATCGGAATATATATCGCCCGTCATGGTATACGGGGCTTCGGGTGGCGTACTATAATGGTGCCTCATGCCCAATACGGCAAGGCTGCTTACATGAACAAACCGCTTAACGCCCGCGGCCATACTTGCATCCAAAAGGTTTTTCGTGCCGCTTATATTGATTTTGCCGGCTTCTTCCTTAGACAGCCATTCGCCTACCATGGCCGCGCAATGATATACGATATCAACGCCCTCTAGCGCCTTCTTTAATCCCGCCGGATCGTTCATATCCGTCATTACTATCTCGGCATTCAGCTTTGAAAGGCCCTCTGTCTCGCTTGTTTCACGTGCGAGGCATCGCAACTTATGGC
Above is a genomic segment from Candidatus Omnitrophota bacterium containing:
- a CDS encoding NAD-dependent epimerase/dehydratase family protein: MLIFITGATGFIGSHLAERLASKGHKLRCLARETSETEGLSKLNAEIVMTDMNDPAGLKKALEGVDIVYHCAAMVGEWLSKEEAGKINISGTKNLLDASMAAGVKRFVHVSSLAVLGMRHHYSTPPEAPYTMTGDIYSDTKIESEKIVMDYHRRKGLPIVIVRPGFVFGLRDRRFLPRMLKLLDDNKFAFLGSGNNIMNLVYIDNLIDVLIEAGINEKAIGQKYNVTNKDKVTMRDFVYMISDIRGIKRPNKSIPTPLARLIADSLEFYGRLTKSQTPPFLTKARIKVASLNLDFDISKTMRDLGYDSKITIREGLEKTLNS